The Vicia villosa cultivar HV-30 ecotype Madison, WI linkage group LG1, Vvil1.0, whole genome shotgun sequence genome includes a region encoding these proteins:
- the LOC131652142 gene encoding patatin-like protein 1: MERIQNWFLQINMERIRNWFWQSKKTQSSGNLVTILSIDGGGVRGIIPATILEFLESQLQKLDGESARLADYFDVMAGTNTGGLVAAMLSAPDDKQRPLYSAKDIKSFYLEHSSKIFPQSSWLGSIKKVLTSGPKYDGKYLHSIVREKLGEIRMHQTLTNIIIPTFDIKTRHIKFFSSYPPCLDARLSDVCIGATAMPIYFPPYYFKNQDRDGNTQEFNLIDGAIYASNPTLIAIREVTNHNQNIDFNSIKPKKCSGFLIISLGTGSPEKKVVEKWGFLDWLAHGVSPPEFLTQSSGLGVYSHLARFNYLRIQDDTLTGINSSFDISTKTNLENLCQIGESLLKKPVSSVNLNKEPVENTETNEDALKRFAKMLSDHRRVRELNRGTFAH, encoded by the exons ATGGAGAGAATACAAAATTGGTTTTTGCAGATCAACATGGAGAGAATACGAAATTGGTTTTGGCAGAGCAAGAAAACACAATCATCTGGAAATTTAGTTACTATTCTTAGTATTGATGGAGGAGGTGTAAGAGGTATTATTCCCGCAACCATCCTCGAGTTTCTTGAATCACAACTTCAAAAATTGGACGGTGAATCTGCCAGGCTTGCCGATTATTTTGATGTGATGGCGGGAACCAATACCGGTGGTCTTGTTGCTGCCATGCTAAGTGCTCCAGATGATAAACAACGTCCGCTTTATTCGGCCAAAGATATCAAATCCTTTTACTTGGAACACTCTTCAAAGATCTTCCCACAATCCTCCTGGTTGGGATCAATTAAGAAAGTGCTTACATCAGGACCAAAATACGATGGAAAATATCTTCACAGTATAGTCAGAGAGAAGCTGGGGGAAATTCGTATGCACCAGACGTTAACCAATATTATCATTCCCACATTCGACATAAAAACAAGGCATATTAAATTTTTCTCATCTTACCCGCCATGCTTGGACGCTCGACTGTCTGACGTATGCATCGGCGCAACTGCTATGCCTATTTATTTTCCACCATACTATTTCAAGAACCAAGATAGGGACGGCAATACACAGGAATTCAACCTTATTGATGGTGCTATCTATGCAAGTAATCCG ACTTTAATAGCTATCCGTGAAGTGACAAATCATAATCAAAATATTGACTTCAATTCCATTAAGCCTAAGAAATGTAGTGGTTTTCTAATAATATCATTGGGCACTGGTTCACCTGAGAAGAAAGTGGTAGAAAAATGGGGTTTCTTAGATTGGTTAGCCCATGGCGTTTCCCCTCCGGAGTTTTTAACTCAATCGTCTGGACTTGGGGTTTATTCCCATCTTGCTAGATTTAATTACTTACGAATACAG GATGATACATTGACTGGTATAAATTCGTCTTTTGATATTTCCACAAAAACCAACTTAGAAAATCTTTGCCAAATTGGTGAAAGCTTGTTAAAGAAACCGGTCTCTAGCGTCAATTTAAACAAGGAGCCAGTTGAAAACACAGAAACAAATGAAGATGCTCTCAAAAG ATTTGCTAAAATGCTTTCCGATCACAGAAGGGTCAGAGAACTGAACAGAGGGACATTTGCTCATTGA
- the LOC131614880 gene encoding uncharacterized protein LOC131614880: MVATRRRRSDSSSSDSENGSSITKTVVQLPSSSHYEQIREQRMKENAERMQKLGLLNLSLKLKKPQRTIVKKIASPTNEPERRSSRIMTLPPVDYRFQLPKAEHQGNSSSKKKKEVVIYIAQGTKPEVYTQEHEKLLGDCETDWELFVDGYDEDGDRIYDPTKGEKCHQCRRTTISQMTSCNKCELPQGMLCGDCLYTRYGENVTEADFNLKWTCPSCRGICNCNICRRKNGWMPTGNIYNKVTKLGFKSVAHYLIKTRRLVKNMEGSDAENDVSQEMPEASPDSTLTGPIRTRRSSRS; this comes from the exons ATGGTAGCAACTCGCAGAAGGAGAAGCGATTCATCTTCTTCTGACAGTGAAAATGGCTCCTCCATCACCAAAACTGTCGTTCAATTGCCGTCTTCATCGCATTACGAACAGATTAGGGAACAAAGGATGAAAGAGAACGCTGAGAGAATGCAAAAACTTGGATTATTGAACCTTTCTCTTAAGCTCAAGAAACCACAACGCACTATCGTCAAGAAAATTGCGTCACCGACTAATGAACCAGAAAGACGTTCTTCTAG AATAATGACTCTACCACCGGTTGACTATCGTTTCCAGCTTCCTAAAGCTGAGCATCAAGGAAATTCATCAAGTAAGAAAAAGAAGGAGGTGGTGATTTATATAGCACAAGGTACAAAGCCTGAGGTTTATACTCAAGAGCACGAGAAGCTTCTTGGAGATTGTGAGACTGATTGGGAATTGTTTGTGGATGGATATGATGAGGATGGAGACCGTATATATGATCCAACCAAGGGTGAGAAATGTCATCAATGCAG GCGCACAACTATTAGTCAGATGACCAGTTGCAATAAATGTGAATTACCCCAAGGGATGCTTTGTGGAGATTGCTTGTACACAAG ATATGGAGAAAATGTGACAGAAGCTGATTTCAATCTCAAATGGACTTGTCCTTCTTGTCGAGGAATTTGCAACTGCAATATTTGCCGTAGGAAAAATGGTTGGATGCCTACTGGCAATATATACAATAAG GTGACAAAATTGGGTTTCAAATCTGTTGCTCATTATCTGATTAAGACTCGTCGCCTTGTGAAAAACATGGAAGGCTCAGATGCTGAAAATGATGTTTCCCAGGAAATGCCAGAGGCCTCTCCAGATTCAACATTGACTGGACCAATTCGGACCAGGAGGTCTTCTAGAAGTTAA